TCTGGCTAAAGGGTTTGATGGATCCTTTCTCCACAGAATCATGCAGATGgtctcggggggggggggcacactGCCATTTCTGTGAATGGCCAGATTAGTAAGTTTTTTGTCAATGGTAGGGGCCTAAGGCAAGGTCATCCCGCCTCTCCCATCTTTTTTAATTTCGTAGCGGGCGCCTTATCTCGTATTCTCTCTAGAGCAGCTAATCATGGGCATATTTCCCCGGTCATCTCTCATCTTATTCCTGAAGGGGTTACTCACTTACAATATGCGGATGACACCATCGTAATGGTTGATTTAAATGACTCTTGCCTTGCTAATCTCAAATTCATCCTCCTATGCTTCGAAGCCATGTCGGGCCTTAAAATCAATTTTTCGAAGAGTGAGGTTATTGTCACCGGTGTGGATGATAATGAAGCCTTAAGGGTGGCCCGTCTTCTTAACTGTAAGCTAGGGTCTTTTCCTTTCAAGTATTTGGGTCTCCCCATCTCCCCGGATGTTCTTCTTGCGAAGGAATTTGCCCCGGTGGTAACCAAGGTGGGCAACAGGGTCTTGCCCTGGCGTGGCAGATACAATACCAACGCGGGCAAAGCGGCACTGATTAATGCTTGTTTGACTTCCCTTACAGCAGTGGAAATCATTGACTAAGGTGGACGATCAAGATGCGCTATCTGAGTTGATATCCAAAGTTCGGGCCTCGGCGTCTAATCTATGCAGACAAGAGCAGGATGCTTAGTTGGTTTGAGCTTCGTTGGCCAGTCTCTTTTGGGCAGTAACTTTCCGGCCTGCGTGCCGTGTACTGGCTAGGGAGCCATGTACCCCCTTTTTAACTCTCCTTTGTTTGACCCTGGTTGGGGTCTTGCTGGTTGTGTGTTTGAAACCTCCGTGTGTTTGCTACCTGCCTtatggctttatttataaagtcgggcgcatggcttttcttaaaaaaataaaTTAATACTGATCACCCGGCCCGATTAACGAATAAAGCCCCATCCTGAAGTCGTACTCGTTTTCCTCGAGGTAAAACGTGTATTCCTCGATGTCCGCGGCCATTTGCTTGCTGCACGGGCATGGGTGGAGTTTGTAGACTCTGGCGAAGCGCTTCTTTCACTCGTTGTCCGGGTCGTAGCAGTGCAGTTTGCCCGCCCGCCGGTactcctccaccacctcctcctcctccatgttgATGTAGCGCATGGCTTCCGCGTGCGCGACCTTGACGAACGCTAGCCGTGCCTGCAGGCGGGCCACCTTCTGCGCGCCTTGCGCTGCAGCTTTTTTCCGTCACCCGCACAAGCGACGGCGGTCCTTTTAGCTGCGTTCGAGCATGCTCTTTTCCCCATGATTGCCTCTGAAGGATTTTCTACTCCTCAGGAGAGAGGCCGGGTACGTATATATTGATCGAGGCCAAAGCCTGGCCGTGGCGTGTACGTGCTGGATTACATCAACGATTCGGTTTATAACTTACCAAACCGTGTGCAATTCTGGACGACTCTGGTTGGTAGGCAGTGGCGAGCTGCAGCGAGCtctaaggccttgtacaatgggagatgcttagaggagtgcttagaaaaataaaccgagattttctgaagcaccggtgcctatttctacaggagagacgcttagttaagcgtctaccctgtacaaataagcaccaATGCTTAAGGAAAGTCtggtttatttctctaagcacctcccattgtacaaggcctaagcccttttttttcatatatatactCCCAATTTATTTATATCTTATATTCAGTTTAGAAATTAAAGAGGAAATATTCACAtattgaaaaaatgttcacgCACATATAGAACCATTTATACAATTTTAGAAAATGCTCGTTTTTTATTAATATTTAGAGAGCGTTCAAGTATTTGCATTAAGTATGTGTGATTTAAATGGGCCGGGATGAGAGCGGGGGCCAAGGGCCGAGCCTGCCACAAGAAGATCGCGCTGTGGGTGTCCGAGTGGGCCGGGACCCTGCCGCAGCGAGAGTCCGTATCCGACTACCAACCGCGCCGCGCCGCGGCGACACTTCCAGAAATCCCCGCAAGAATCCGCGCCAGCACCAGCACTAGCAGCAGAGCCAAAGCAACCAGAGTGTTCGCCATTGTTCCTCCCCTCTCGCCCCGATCGTACCAGCTGTGTGCGAGCATCCAAGAAGAATCGAAGCTGATGCCTGCGCCGCCGCTCCGGACCGTGCACCTGCGCCGGTCTCCCTCGCCGCCCGACGCCGCGCCAGAGTCGGCGGCCATCGCCGTCGACGGAGGCGGCGGGGTGGACCTCGCCCTGGTGGGCCGCGCGCTGGGGCTGGACCCCGCCAGCGTCCGCCTCAACGGCTACTTCGTCAGCCGCGGCCCCGGCCACGTCTCCACGGCGGTCACCTGGGGCGCGCTCCTCGCCTTCTTCGCCGCGCGCGGGCTCCCCACCGGCGCCGACCCCACCGCGCCCGTCGCCGTCCGCGGCAGGCCCGCGCCTTCGCCCCCACGCCCAGGTGCGCCTCTCTTACAGTATAATACGCACTATTAAAAGGTTCTTGCGGCGCCGCCGTGTTCTTTGAGGAAACCCCGACTTCTTGATTCATGGCGCTACTGGAGATAGAGAGCAACATGCTGGATGGAAGATTACATGTTTGCTTCGTGACATTTTTTTAATCTGTCAAGTTTGCGGCTGTGGAAGTACATTGTGCGACCGAGAGTCCAGCCAGCAACCTGTTGACCTCTGGTTCTCTGAAACTTGCTTCTTATAATCTGGAGTGTATGGCAGTCAATGTTGTTCAGGGTCCAATGCTTGATTGAGTTTCATCAAATACTAGTACACGATACGAAAGGTCCAAAGATATAGTAGCAACTTATTTGAGCAAGTTGTAAGCATATTCAGATCAGGGGTATTAGAAATTCTACTCTTCATGAAAATTCATCCCTCGGTTTTATTAATTTGCAAGTTCATTGTCAGCTAGTTAGAGCAAGAGCATTGAGATATTGTATTGAACTGCCCCGGTAATAATGCGTCTGTTATTTTCCAACTCCACTCTACTCCTCCTGATTTCGGTACTATGCTCATAGCCTCACAGCATTCTCATCTTCTCATCTACTTGTTGCAAAGCTGTGTTAGTTGGTATGTGCATATTGCTAGATGAATGTTGTTATGCTGCACTCAATAAAAAGCTTAATCCAGAGAGATATTCCCATAAAATTTTGATCTGAATCTGCGCATGATATTCCTGTCAGATCCTGGAGTTCTTCAGTCCTCCAAGCGTAAGTCTGGGTTGGAGACAGAAAATTGTTCCAAGAAGAGCAAGCTCCAACACAACAGCTCAGCTCTTTCAAAATCTAGCGAGGAGCTACTTAGTGATGAGATCACCCTTGGTTTGAAGAGAAGACTCAGATTGGACGACATGACTCCATCTAAGAGGATCAAACAAGTAGACTACAACTCAGGTGAGTTATAACAGATTAAGTTCAGTCTCTTAACTTAATCATTCATATTCATAAATTAAATACATCATATCCGGAAATCTGAACTCTTCCTTATCAACCAATTGAGCAGAAACACAACAGCCAGTAAAATTCTCCTGCAGCTTCATGAACGGGCACGGAAAGCGGACACGAGATGAGGAGATGGTCACCTCACTCCCATGCAAGAGAGTCCGGTGATGTCGAATCTACCAGCAGACTGAGACTTTTGTGTCACAAGTCTTGGTTACTCGAAACAACTCGCAGAGCTAAGATTATGTGAACTGTCATGGCTAAGCGGCTTAAAGCTATGTGTAGATGTGTAGATTGGTCTGGAGCCATAGTTTCAGGTTTGTATCAAGTGCCAGTTGAAACAGTTGTAACACTTAATTTTTCTTGTGTACATCGGTGTGTTTGTATGATGCCAGAAAATCTGCTAATGGTGGTCCAAGATGATGTAATCAGTGCAAAATGCTAATGTCAGTACTGTCAAATCAGTAACCAGTGCATTTGCCACCTTCCCAAAATATGTCATGTAGGTTTTGTTGAGCAAGTTCATAGAAAAAGCTATCAACAGCTACAATACCAAATCAGTATCAATGCATACATCATGAAATATGTTTACATAGTGTATTTATTTAGTATAGTAGATATTGATAtctttctataaacttggtcgaCTTTTTAAAATGGCTTGAGATAAAATTAATATTCCTAATATTTTGGGAAGGAGATTTTAATCAAAACAGAAATGTACTTCTCAATTACATCAACTGCTGCATCTTTATGAGATGAGCTGAAATATtcagtagtactccctccgtaacataatataagacattttttgacagtgtcaaaaaacgtctccCTCCGTAAcataatataagacattttttgacagtgtcaaaaaacgtcttatattatgtTACGGAGTATTTCACTAGACAGTTATTAATAGCCGATAAATTCTTATtaaattatactccctccgtcccataatgtagtgcatatagattttTTAAGAGTCAAACCTCAccaactttgaccaagtttttgaagaaaaacatttacatctagaatgCCAAACATATATATCATTATACTCATCATAAGATGTAGTTCATATTTTATATATTAGGTATTCTAGATATAGATAGTTTtctctataaatttggtcaaagtttgcaaactttgacttttcaaaaaatctatatgcactatgttttggaacggagggagtaatatttgGGGTTCACAATTCTGTACATGAGTGGGAGAAAAAAAAGACGAACTATATGCAAATGAGAAAATAAATGCACTATTATGTTCAGCAGAACTCATAATTGTGCATACTTTTGAGCTTTGCATGTAAAATAGATGACGATCATACATACAGGCATACAGCTAAAACAATGGCAGCATAAACATTTTAGGCCTAAGCGGTCAACACTAGAGGAACTACATCTCTTGATATTGACAGTGAGCAAAAAGATTGCACAACTGAGGCAAGAAAAACATCATTCCAGGAGAAAGATTAGAAGAGCATAAGGTGGTAGTCAACTGGTCTGCACTCTTAACACTGTATTATCTCTAAATTCACACAATAAGTGAGGCAAGAAAAGCATCATTCCAGGAGAAAGATTAAACAAACATAACTACAACACAGGTGGCAGTTAACTAGTCTGCACTCTTAACACTATACTGTGACCTTGCACCTTGAAAACAAAAATATATACGGCAAACTGAAGCATTAATACCTGGCATCCAAGTGCAAGGTCACAAGTTCACTACAAAGAAGAAGCTTGCACCGCCTGGCTGCAAGCATTGATACCTTCAACTATTCTTCCTTTATGGTTCAACAATGCCATCAACTCCCATCCAAAGTTTCCTTCTCCAAAGATAAACTTCTGAGGCAACCATCCAATTCAACATATCTTACTCCTCCAGAAGTCCAAAAGGTTTATTTCCATACAAGATACTTCAGACTTCAACTTCGTCACCAACAAAGAAGGATTTTATCTCTTCAGAAAAATGGTCCCTCCAGTCAGAGAAAGAAGCAAATGGAAGTAAGCCAGTCAAGACCGGGATAACAAGCCCCAGCGCAGCATAAAATATGCACCGGCGAACCCAGTACGGCAGCCCCACACCATTCTTGCTGTGAGTTATTGATATGGAACCATGAAGAACACGGTAAATAACAGATGGATAACAGTTTCCGAGTAAATGGATGGAACAAAGGACTTCCCACCATACAAGCCAGATATTTCCATCACCGCCTAGAGTGTTGGCACAAAACCTTCCAGCAAAGCCGCAAATAACTCCCAATAAAATGAAATTGAAAGTTATAGGCATATTTGATCCAGACAGTGCGGAACGCTGggatgctaaccaagcaattgcCACAATCATTACTATGCCAAAGCACATACGTGTTGCTGCTATCACATGACATCTGACGAACTGCAAGCCAGAATTGAAGTTTGACACTGAATTTGGCACCCACCAAGATTTAGATCCCTGTATGAGGTCGGAAAAGAGACAGTGAGAAGCTTCTGATTAACAAAGAGACTTATCAAGAGTAATTTTGAGCGATAAGGTACATGAACGTACCCTTGAAGCAGCTGAACAAGCTGCTGTAACATCAGTTATCCGTTGGTACGAGTGAACATAAGTTCCATAAGCAAAACACACTGACATAATTACCACTGCACTAACAAGGAAATCTATAAGAATCCTCAGGATTTCTGCATGCCTTGTGTCCTGCATCTGAGTCTTGAATTTCTCTCCTTGGAAGGAAGCTTTCTGAAAACCCAAGGACAACTTAATCTTCTCTAACATGTGCGAGGAGGAGCTAAGAGCTAATTCAGTCTGTTTCAGCTGCAGCTTTCTCATGCTAAGACTAATCTCACACTCCTTGAGTTCGTTTGAGCGAGCCTGCTCCTTCACAGATCTCTCAAAAGCACTGAGAATGCACTGATCAGCTTCACGAGAGGATCTGCTATGAGCACGATCAGCCAGCTGTCGATTGTCTCTGGCATAAAGAACAAGTTGACTTTCTACAGAGTTCACGAGGTCCTGCTCGATTTCTTTTGTATGATTTTGCAGATCAACAGCACTCGAGTTTCCTACAGCCCCAGAGCTTCCATGTATAGAAGAGTATTCAGGAGTAGGACTTCTCTCATAGACAGGTATCTCATTAATACGATGAAGCGTCCTCAATGTGCTGCTAAATGAATTCTCAAAATTTCTCATGAAACTGTCAAACCTGTCACCATATGTCTATACAACTGATAAGTAAAAGATATACAAGGAATGTCAACAGAAAAGTGAGCTCCAACAAAAAGAGAGCCATGCTTACATTTGCCAAAGATTCCTTCACCGCTGAGGTACAGATCTGCATTTCGAATCCGGCTCGATTTGAGACAACATTTTTTAATGGTTAACAGGGCTTATCGCTAAATTATAAATCATGTACCTTGGAAAGGATGACCGGATGCAATCTTTCTCCTGAATCATTGCTCGAATTCATAACCTGTCATCAGGGAAGGTAACTCCTTATTACTCTGACCAATAAGGTACACCATTTAACAAAATGATCATGAAACACAAATGTGTAGTGGTATGCAGGTGAGTACAATGTACAGTATTGTTTACTAAAGAGAACAAGCATGCAGTTGTGGGAACTGCAAACGAATGAAAACGCGGTGAATATAACCAGACATGCATAAGTTGGCATTGGAAAGCAGAAGTGGAGGAAAGAAAGGCAGCACGTTCAACAGTTCAATTTTAGAGCATTTAGCGTTCACCACAGATATGGAAATTAGTAACAACGTCGAATCTTCGAACCAGTAGCAGACGTTGCACTAAATCGACAAGCTGTGCTCAATCGGACAAGCAGCCATGGTTTGCAAACATTAAACCCCATGTTATTTCACCTACAATTCTATTACCCCATGCTAGTACAAGTAAACAGTCGATTTTCCTTTATTTTTTGGCTGCAGTTTGCAGAAGGAGGTTCTCCTTCCAATAGGCACACTAAAATTTTGTTCCATGAAACTACCCTAAACGGCGCAAACATTTCTTCAGGTTTCTATGTTGACTAGGGGGTTTTACAGCATATGCATTGGTACAGTGCAATTACAAATGTGCAAACCTCAAAACCAAAGATGATGATACTAGGAACTTATCAGGTTTGTGTAAAGGCAGCATATAGTTTTAAAGAAAATGCTACTTCCTCCGATCCGAATTGTAATTGACACATTGTACAGAGGCTGCGTCAATTAATTCATTCGGAGCGGAGGGAGTACAGATGCTGGACTAGCACAACCATGTAGTGGTACCAAGCAAAAATCGAAACTTTAATGTGTACCACGGCCCGGCAGAGCACGTACCCGCGCGAGAACGGCCGCGAACGACATCCCCAGTGGCAGCGCGAGGTCGTCTTGCGCGGCGCCGCCGCCATTAtcttcgccttcgccgtcgccgccccgagAAGCCAGTGCGGCGGGCGCCggaccgcgccgccgccgcagcggGCGGAGCCGGACCCCCTTGCGCGGCCGGGAGGCCCGCGAGCCGGAAGAGGATGCCGACGAGGACGCGGGGGCGGGCTCGGCGGCGAGGCCGGGCCCGTCGTCCATCCCGGAGGGGAGAGGGGGTCCCGCGAAGCCGGTAGTAGTCAAATGGGGCTCGTCCAGGTTCCGCGATCTGGATGGAGATGGATGGGGAACGGCCGACATGAACGAAAACGAAGCGGCGTGGGAGTAAACAAAACTAAACGGCTATACTGTATATGCGTGGCGGTTTGGGCTGAATTAGCCGTTGGATTTTCGTTCAGAAATTGGGATTTTGCCCTATCTTTTCCAAGCCTTTTGATCATTTTGTATTTTTTAGCCCTTCTTTTACATTGTATGCATGATATTTTGCCCTAATTTTACTTGCCGTTTGACCATTTGCCTTTTGCCCTTTTCTAAAAATTTATATCATCTCCAGAATTTAGCTGACATGAAAAGACCAAGTTACCCCTCCTATAAATTTCACCAAAGTGTATTCATCTATACCACGTGCCGGCAGCGAGAAGAGTGGAGTGTTGCTCCCCAAACTGATGCATGGCACTCAACGAAAGGAAGCAAGAGAAGTCCGTAGAGGGGGTGGGAGGTCTTGACGAGCGGTGCTCCAAGCATGAGCTCAAGGAGCGGCTCCGACCTACCTCAGTTGGGAGGGGGGCTCAAGGGCAAGCATAATTCTACCTAACTACTTAAATACTAATTAGCAGATAATCCCCTCCATCTTAATAATTAGATAAATATTTAGAGAACCCGTACCCAGATCTCGACGCAACACCATGATCTTCGAGGCAAACAGTGTTAACGAACTTGGCTGCAATTCAACGAGACCGATCTTCCGCCATAAATTGGGGTTTGTTGTGCTACTTCATGCCACGATGACCCGGTGCCACCCCCATGCAAAAGCGACCAGCCGTTTGTGATGCCACGGGGCCGAAGACTTTGCGCCGCCCACGCGCCATCAATTAGTGGATGTGGTGTTCCCTCGATGCGACAACGACCCAAAAGCGACGACTCTGCTTGTCCTTTGAAGTTTCGATTCCGAAGCGGAATTGTCCTTTGAAGTTTCGATTCCGAACCTaaaagagcaagactcaattcatcacaacaaagATAGAGAGAAGAACACCATATGATTCCGTTATTAACAAAGCTCATGGTACAACAAGATCGTGCCCTAtcaagatcacgagagagagagagagagagagagagagagagagagatcaaccACATAGCtgctggtacataccctcagcccgagGGGGTGAACTACTCCCGCCTAGTCATGGAAGCAgcgaggatgatgaagatggcctccggtgacttccccctccggcagggtgccagaatggAGCCCCGGATGAGGCCGCTTCGGaatagaggcttgcggtggcggaaaaaCTCATCTAGATTAACTTCGGGGGTTTCCAAATATATAATAATGTTTAGCGTTGGAATCACGCGAAGAGGTGCCACAGGGGGGCGGGGGGCACAAGGCATCAACGTGCGCCTACCCCCGAGGGCGCGCCCTGTCGCCTTGTTGGGCCCCTGTGGGTCTTCTAgtacttcctcgaagcttcccgaGTCTCTTTCCTTCTAGAAAAAATCGTCAAAACGTTTCGTcatgtttggacttcgtttggtatggaTTTTCTAGAATACAAAAtacaagcagaaaacaacaactgaccctgggcactaggttaatatgttagtccatgaaaatcatataaaaatgcactaaaaccatataaaattatgataaacatggcatgaatacttcagaAATTATTgctacattggagacatatcagagAGATACACAATAATTCTCTTCTAACATTCACGATTTGCGTTCAAGTCAATACAACTCAATGATACGATAATGACACGTCATAAGTCACTCCCATGCTCATAAACTTGCCACCTACCGACATGAAATCAATGCAAAATGGTAGCACATGCCCACCCCCATTTGCCATGTTAATATCCATAATgtcacacacacatatatatctTGCTCAATCTCCCCTATGGTAGCGAGTTTGACGATCTACGAGTTGCCATAAATTTCTATTGTTGCTATCAAATAGATCACAAGTGAGGAAATCATATAAGCTAGTCTAGGGATGCATGGCAGGAGAAGGAAATTAGATCAAATTTG
The Aegilops tauschii subsp. strangulata cultivar AL8/78 chromosome 3, Aet v6.0, whole genome shotgun sequence genome window above contains:
- the LOC109743691 gene encoding protein CPR-5; this translates as MDDGPGLAAEPAPASSSASSSGSRASRPRKGVRLRPLRRRRGPAPAALASRGGDGEGEDNGGGAAQDDLALPLGMSFAAVLARVMNSSNDSGERLHPVILSKICTSAVKESLANTYGDRFDSFMRNFENSFSSTLRTLHRINEIPVYERSPTPEYSSIHGSSGAVGNSSAVDLQNHTKEIEQDLVNSVESQLVLYARDNRQLADRAHSRSSREADQCILSAFERSVKEQARSNELKECEISLSMRKLQLKQTELALSSSSHMLEKIKLSLGFQKASFQGEKFKTQMQDTRHAEILRILIDFLVSAVVIMSVCFAYGTYVHSYQRITDVTAACSAASRGSKSWWVPNSVSNFNSGLQFVRCHVIAATRMCFGIVMIVAIAWLASQRSALSGSNMPITFNFILLGVICGFAGRFCANTLGGDGNIWLVWWEVLCSIHLLGNCYPSVIYRVLHGSISITHSKNGVGLPYWVRRCIFYAALGLVIPVLTGLLPFASFSDWRDHFSEEIKSFFVGDEVEV
- the LOC109743690 gene encoding uncharacterized protein; the protein is MRAGAKGRACHKKIALWVSEWAGTLPQRESVSDYQPRRAAATLPEIPARIRASTSTSSRAKATRVFAIVPPLSPRSYQLCASIQEESKLMPAPPLRTVHLRRSPSPPDAAPESAAIAVDGGGGVDLALVGRALGLDPASVRLNGYFVSRGPGHVSTAVTWGALLAFFAARGLPTGADPTAPVAVRGRPAPSPPRPDPGVLQSSKRKSGLETENCSKKSKLQHNSSALSKSSEELLSDEITLGLKRRLRLDDMTPSKRIKQVDYNSETQQPVKFSCSFMNGHGKRTRDEEMVTSLPCKRVR